In Spinacia oleracea cultivar Varoflay chromosome 5, BTI_SOV_V1, whole genome shotgun sequence, a single window of DNA contains:
- the LOC130461801 gene encoding uncharacterized protein — translation MFFSNRENSTGEREVASKRTAAKANLPAERKTKRKITDEEYEVKEENIEKALIVEREVSPLAMITKEVPAKKKPKKSIAVYKEKVAEEEEEKTGVRGGHGKFISFISMMNEQKKEAVRNIGLGALLDFQLPTSSQQFVTWLCNNFEENSQYLYLPKNEKILIEFEDVKKIYGLPSGEVDIVEAKSDKASEEFSAFMASWKKIFGNKVPSVQKILKYYSQEDQIEAGPDANFITSFLVVTVNTLIKSTLSNQAYFKFLFSMMNHEQIRNLNWCKYVWEALLSTTAQYKKNLKQKDKATFFTGPLPLLTIFYFDRVQRMNFFPPRRIPLVSCWTKEIGHKRNKLEESGFGLGKVLPKINIEEKQTRKTYHNIT, via the exons ATGTTCTTCTCCAACAGAGAAAACAGTACCGGTGAAAGAGAGGTTG CATCAAAAAGAACAGCAGCAAAAGCAAACCTACCTGctgaaagaaaaacaaaaaggaaaataacTGATGAAGAATATGAAGTGAAGGAAGAAAATATAGAAAAAG CTTTAATTGTGGAACGGGAGGTTTCCCCTTTGGCGATGATTACCAAAGAAGTTCCTGCAAAAAAGAAACCAAAGAAATCAATTGCTGTTTACAAGGAAAAAGTagcagaagaagaggaagaaaaaaCTGGAGTTAGAGGAGGACATGGAAAATTCATCAGTTTCATTTCCATGATGAATGAACAGAAGAAGGAGGCCGTTCGGAATATCGGTCTAGGAGCATTGCTAGATTTCCAGCTACCTACTTCATCCCAACAATTTGTTACATGGCTATGTAACAACTTTGAGGAAAACAGCCAATATCTTTATCTGCCGAAGAATGAGAAAATCCTGATAGAATTTGAGGACGTGAAAAAGATATATGGCCTTCCTAGCGGTGAAGTAGACATAGTTGAGGCAAAGTCTGACAAGGCTAGTGAAGAGTTTTCTGCATTCATGGCAAG TTGGAAAAAGATCTTTGGGAATAAGGTCCCATCAGTTCAGAAAATTTTAAAGTACTACAGTCAAGAAGACCAAATTGAGGCTGGACCGGATGCAAATTTCATTACAAGCTTCTTGGTGGTCACTGTCAACACGTTGATCAAGAGCACGTTGTCAAACCAAGCATACTTCAAATTTTTGTtctcaatgatgaatcatgagCAGATCCGGAACTTGAATTGGTGCAAGTATGTGTGGGAGGCACTGCTCTCAACTACTGCACAGTATAAGAAAAACCTGAAACAAAAGGACAAAGCAACATTTTTCACAGGACCATTGCCGTTATTGACG ATTTTCTATTTTGACAGAGTTCAAAGAATGAACTTTTTTCCTCCAAGACGAATTCCACTTGTGTCCTGCTGGACAAAGGAAATAGGACACAAACGGAATAAATTGGAGGAAAGTGGCTTTGGATTGGGGAAGGTGTTACCCAAAATCAATATTGAAGAAAAACAAACGCGCAAG acatatcataacataacataa
- the LOC130460993 gene encoding uncharacterized protein isoform X3 produces the protein MDVRDEIDMNKLQNPPKSKKKTKMPKEKKETTGRSSEEQKIGNAKQLDMKETGKYEIEKEIEAEKQIDTFHEGDGKACTTSETEVQKPLSEGDKKSSSKSQPEVQKTSRGNNLLKQLLAKSIKQNNKKKAAQMVAAAAAAAMASKEADKRIDTPTVAAQIEAEKMAPAADAEDKRVAQEKASAAEKEAKRVAEEKASAADAEAKKLDEEKASAADAQREAELKEAENKRIEANKKKEEEDKGEAMKKDLEERKKEYEEKMSQLMAKNNKELIEEAERKEAERKKREDERKKKEDDDATKTIAMVVENVNASESEAQTIGGKGTKRGKKTTATKKNTILSITMDEELQKKLHNISDSYNPRRSTRSMVKVQQNVGAEVVSKEEFEGKDVSGVTSKVTNTPKKRKAAEKEDEDEPLDVEIIKIKKQKGVEKKAPVKGRILPLRSALKRNKKNDIEEVKEEQKTELAKVNVKGKRKMKKRKEEEEEVQEEEELEGNDEEEQEEEEEQNEEEEEEEEEDEENEEDEEDEEWEEEEEKEQNKMPKGIFSILKY, from the exons atggaTGTTCGTGACGAAATTGAcatgaacaagcttcaaaatccACCGAAAAGCAAAAA AAAAACGAAGATGccgaaagaaaaaaaggaaac GACTGGAAGATCTAGTGAAGAGCAAAAAATCGGGAATGCAAAGCAACTAGACATGAAGGA AACTGGAAAATACGAAATTGAGAAGGAAATTGAAGCTGAAAAGCAAATAGACACATTCCA TGAAGGAGATGGGAAGGCATGTACAACTTCTGAGACAGAAGTTCAAAAACCATTGAG TGAAGGAGATAAGAAATCTTCGTCAAAATCACAGCCTGAAGTTCAAAAAACATCAAG GGGCAACAACTTACTGAAACAACTTTTAGCAAAGAGCATAAAGcagaacaacaaaaaaaaggcTGCACAAATGGTAGCtgcagctgctgctgctgcaaTGGCCAGCAAAGAAGCTGACAAAAGGATAGATACACCTACCGTTGCAGCACAAATAGAAGCTGAGAAAATGGCACCTGCAGCTGATGCAGAAGACAAAAGAGTCGCTCAGGAAAAGGCGTCTGCAGCTGAGAAAGAAGCCAAAAGAGTGGCTGAGGAAAAGGCATCTGCAGCTGATGCAGAAGCGAAAAAACTGGATGAGGAGAAGGCATCTGCAGCTGATGCCCAAAGAGAAGCTGAGCTGAAAGAAGCTGAAAACAAGAGGATCGAGGCTAataagaagaaggaagaagaagataaaGGTGAAGCAATGAAGAAGGATTTAgaggaaagaaagaaagaatatGAAGAAAAAATGAGCCAGCTTATGGCTAAAAACAACAAAGAGTTGATAGAGGAAGCGGAAAGGAAAGAAGCtgagagaaagaaaagagaagatgagagaaagaaaaaagaagacgaTGATGCCACAAAAACAATTGCCATGGTGGTTGAAAATGTAAATGCTTCAGAGAGTGAAGCTCAAACCATTGGTGGTAAAGGCACAAAAAGAGGAAAGAAGACAACAGCTACCAAGAAGAACACCATTCTAAGTATTACTATGGATGAAGAACTACAAAAGAAGTTGCACAACATATCAGATTCATACAATCCGAGAAGAAGTACAAGATCAATGGTGAAAGTGCAACAAAATGTTGGTGCTGAAGTAGTTAGCAAAGAAGAATTTGAAGGCAAAG ATGTTTCTGGAGTTACTTCCAAAGTAACAAATACTCcaaagaaaaggaaagcggCTGAGAAAGAAGATGAGGATGAGCCTTTGGATGTtgagataataaaaataaaaaaacaaaaag gAGTTGAAAAAAAAGCACCTGTTAAGGGAAGAATTCTTCCTCTTAGGAGTGCATTgaaaagaaataagaaaaatgatATTGAAGAAGTGAAAGAAGAACAGAAAACAG AACTTGCAAAAGTCAATGttaaaggaaaaaggaaaatgaaaaaaagaaaggaagaagaagaagaggttcaagaagaagaggagttagagggaaatgatgaagaagagcaagaagaggaggaagaacaaaatgaggaagaagaggaagaagaggaagaagatgaggaaaatgaggaagatgaagaagatgaagaatgggaagaagaagaagaaaaagaacaaaacaagatGCCAAAAGGTATATTTAGTATactaaaatattaa
- the LOC130460993 gene encoding uncharacterized protein isoform X1: MDVRDEIDMNKLQNPPKSKKKTKMPKEKKETTGRSSEEQKIGNAKQLDMKETGKYEIEKEIEAEKQIDTFQEQPQRLILKFKRRPTKSQPEVQKVLSEGDGKACTTSETEVQKPLSEGDKKSSSKSQPEVQKTSSEEDQEESSKSLVQRKIATKNRGNNLLKQLLAKSIKQNNKKKAAQMVAAAAAAAMASKEADKRIDTPTVAAQIEAEKMAPAADAEDKRVAQEKASAAEKEAKRVAEEKASAADAEAKKLDEEKASAADAQREAELKEAENKRIEANKKKEEEDKGEAMKKDLEERKKEYEEKMSQLMAKNNKELIEEAERKEAERKKREDERKKKEDDDATKTIAMVVENVNASESEAQTIGGKGTKRGKKTTATKKNTILSITMDEELQKKLHNISDSYNPRRSTRSMVKVQQNVGAEVVSKEEFEGKDVSGVTSKVTNTPKKRKAAEKEDEDEPLDVEIIKIKKQKGVEKKAPVKGRILPLRSALKRNKKNDIEEVKEEQKTELAKVNVKGKRKMKKRKEEEEEVQEEEELEGNDEEEQEEEEEQNEEEEEEEEEDEENEEDEEDEEWEEEEEKEQNKMPKGIFSILKY; this comes from the exons atggaTGTTCGTGACGAAATTGAcatgaacaagcttcaaaatccACCGAAAAGCAAAAA AAAAACGAAGATGccgaaagaaaaaaaggaaac GACTGGAAGATCTAGTGAAGAGCAAAAAATCGGGAATGCAAAGCAACTAGACATGAAGGA AACTGGAAAATACGAAATTGAGAAGGAAATTGAAGCTGAAAAGCAAATAGACACATTCCA AGAACAACCACAAAGGTTAATACTCAAATTTAAGCGAAGACCAACTAAATCCCAGCCAGAGGTTCAGAAAGTATTAAG TGAAGGAGATGGGAAGGCATGTACAACTTCTGAGACAGAAGTTCAAAAACCATTGAG TGAAGGAGATAAGAAATCTTCGTCAAAATCACAGCCTGAAGTTCAAAAAACATCAAG TGAAGAAGATCAAGAAGAGTCTTCAAAATCTTTGGTACAAAGAAAGATTGCTACAAAAAATAG GGGCAACAACTTACTGAAACAACTTTTAGCAAAGAGCATAAAGcagaacaacaaaaaaaaggcTGCACAAATGGTAGCtgcagctgctgctgctgcaaTGGCCAGCAAAGAAGCTGACAAAAGGATAGATACACCTACCGTTGCAGCACAAATAGAAGCTGAGAAAATGGCACCTGCAGCTGATGCAGAAGACAAAAGAGTCGCTCAGGAAAAGGCGTCTGCAGCTGAGAAAGAAGCCAAAAGAGTGGCTGAGGAAAAGGCATCTGCAGCTGATGCAGAAGCGAAAAAACTGGATGAGGAGAAGGCATCTGCAGCTGATGCCCAAAGAGAAGCTGAGCTGAAAGAAGCTGAAAACAAGAGGATCGAGGCTAataagaagaaggaagaagaagataaaGGTGAAGCAATGAAGAAGGATTTAgaggaaagaaagaaagaatatGAAGAAAAAATGAGCCAGCTTATGGCTAAAAACAACAAAGAGTTGATAGAGGAAGCGGAAAGGAAAGAAGCtgagagaaagaaaagagaagatgagagaaagaaaaaagaagacgaTGATGCCACAAAAACAATTGCCATGGTGGTTGAAAATGTAAATGCTTCAGAGAGTGAAGCTCAAACCATTGGTGGTAAAGGCACAAAAAGAGGAAAGAAGACAACAGCTACCAAGAAGAACACCATTCTAAGTATTACTATGGATGAAGAACTACAAAAGAAGTTGCACAACATATCAGATTCATACAATCCGAGAAGAAGTACAAGATCAATGGTGAAAGTGCAACAAAATGTTGGTGCTGAAGTAGTTAGCAAAGAAGAATTTGAAGGCAAAG ATGTTTCTGGAGTTACTTCCAAAGTAACAAATACTCcaaagaaaaggaaagcggCTGAGAAAGAAGATGAGGATGAGCCTTTGGATGTtgagataataaaaataaaaaaacaaaaag gAGTTGAAAAAAAAGCACCTGTTAAGGGAAGAATTCTTCCTCTTAGGAGTGCATTgaaaagaaataagaaaaatgatATTGAAGAAGTGAAAGAAGAACAGAAAACAG AACTTGCAAAAGTCAATGttaaaggaaaaaggaaaatgaaaaaaagaaaggaagaagaagaagaggttcaagaagaagaggagttagagggaaatgatgaagaagagcaagaagaggaggaagaacaaaatgaggaagaagaggaagaagaggaagaagatgaggaaaatgaggaagatgaagaagatgaagaatgggaagaagaagaagaaaaagaacaaaacaagatGCCAAAAGGTATATTTAGTATactaaaatattaa
- the LOC130460993 gene encoding uncharacterized protein isoform X2 encodes MDVRDEIDMNKLQNPPKSKKKTKMPKEKKETTGRSSEEQKIGNAKQLDMKETGKYEIEKEIEAEKQIDTFHEGDGKACTTSETEVQKPLSEGDKKSSSKSQPEVQKTSSEEDQEESSKSLVQRKIATKNRGNNLLKQLLAKSIKQNNKKKAAQMVAAAAAAAMASKEADKRIDTPTVAAQIEAEKMAPAADAEDKRVAQEKASAAEKEAKRVAEEKASAADAEAKKLDEEKASAADAQREAELKEAENKRIEANKKKEEEDKGEAMKKDLEERKKEYEEKMSQLMAKNNKELIEEAERKEAERKKREDERKKKEDDDATKTIAMVVENVNASESEAQTIGGKGTKRGKKTTATKKNTILSITMDEELQKKLHNISDSYNPRRSTRSMVKVQQNVGAEVVSKEEFEGKDVSGVTSKVTNTPKKRKAAEKEDEDEPLDVEIIKIKKQKGVEKKAPVKGRILPLRSALKRNKKNDIEEVKEEQKTELAKVNVKGKRKMKKRKEEEEEVQEEEELEGNDEEEQEEEEEQNEEEEEEEEEDEENEEDEEDEEWEEEEEKEQNKMPKGIFSILKY; translated from the exons atggaTGTTCGTGACGAAATTGAcatgaacaagcttcaaaatccACCGAAAAGCAAAAA AAAAACGAAGATGccgaaagaaaaaaaggaaac GACTGGAAGATCTAGTGAAGAGCAAAAAATCGGGAATGCAAAGCAACTAGACATGAAGGA AACTGGAAAATACGAAATTGAGAAGGAAATTGAAGCTGAAAAGCAAATAGACACATTCCA TGAAGGAGATGGGAAGGCATGTACAACTTCTGAGACAGAAGTTCAAAAACCATTGAG TGAAGGAGATAAGAAATCTTCGTCAAAATCACAGCCTGAAGTTCAAAAAACATCAAG TGAAGAAGATCAAGAAGAGTCTTCAAAATCTTTGGTACAAAGAAAGATTGCTACAAAAAATAG GGGCAACAACTTACTGAAACAACTTTTAGCAAAGAGCATAAAGcagaacaacaaaaaaaaggcTGCACAAATGGTAGCtgcagctgctgctgctgcaaTGGCCAGCAAAGAAGCTGACAAAAGGATAGATACACCTACCGTTGCAGCACAAATAGAAGCTGAGAAAATGGCACCTGCAGCTGATGCAGAAGACAAAAGAGTCGCTCAGGAAAAGGCGTCTGCAGCTGAGAAAGAAGCCAAAAGAGTGGCTGAGGAAAAGGCATCTGCAGCTGATGCAGAAGCGAAAAAACTGGATGAGGAGAAGGCATCTGCAGCTGATGCCCAAAGAGAAGCTGAGCTGAAAGAAGCTGAAAACAAGAGGATCGAGGCTAataagaagaaggaagaagaagataaaGGTGAAGCAATGAAGAAGGATTTAgaggaaagaaagaaagaatatGAAGAAAAAATGAGCCAGCTTATGGCTAAAAACAACAAAGAGTTGATAGAGGAAGCGGAAAGGAAAGAAGCtgagagaaagaaaagagaagatgagagaaagaaaaaagaagacgaTGATGCCACAAAAACAATTGCCATGGTGGTTGAAAATGTAAATGCTTCAGAGAGTGAAGCTCAAACCATTGGTGGTAAAGGCACAAAAAGAGGAAAGAAGACAACAGCTACCAAGAAGAACACCATTCTAAGTATTACTATGGATGAAGAACTACAAAAGAAGTTGCACAACATATCAGATTCATACAATCCGAGAAGAAGTACAAGATCAATGGTGAAAGTGCAACAAAATGTTGGTGCTGAAGTAGTTAGCAAAGAAGAATTTGAAGGCAAAG ATGTTTCTGGAGTTACTTCCAAAGTAACAAATACTCcaaagaaaaggaaagcggCTGAGAAAGAAGATGAGGATGAGCCTTTGGATGTtgagataataaaaataaaaaaacaaaaag gAGTTGAAAAAAAAGCACCTGTTAAGGGAAGAATTCTTCCTCTTAGGAGTGCATTgaaaagaaataagaaaaatgatATTGAAGAAGTGAAAGAAGAACAGAAAACAG AACTTGCAAAAGTCAATGttaaaggaaaaaggaaaatgaaaaaaagaaaggaagaagaagaagaggttcaagaagaagaggagttagagggaaatgatgaagaagagcaagaagaggaggaagaacaaaatgaggaagaagaggaagaagaggaagaagatgaggaaaatgaggaagatgaagaagatgaagaatgggaagaagaagaagaaaaagaacaaaacaagatGCCAAAAGGTATATTTAGTATactaaaatattaa